A single region of the Gemmatimonadaceae bacterium genome encodes:
- a CDS encoding energy transducer TonB: protein MFNNLLESKAQKQPFFGGGFFSGVAHVLLVYGAIVATANAGQKLREAKEQKVDFVEVKKEKPKEAPKEQPKMEQAVPVVKGFQVLTAPINIPDVIPEIDLSRSVTNEADFSGKGVQGGVANGVKGGIVPVEQGQTYFEFQVEKPVVQAPGSAAPRYPEILKSAGVEGEVLAQFTVDTTGRAETGSFKVLKTSHELFALAVKNALPGMRFLPAEVGGKKVKQLVQQPFVFAIQK from the coding sequence GTGTTCAATAACCTGCTTGAGTCGAAAGCGCAGAAGCAGCCGTTCTTCGGCGGAGGATTCTTCTCCGGCGTCGCGCACGTCCTGTTGGTCTATGGGGCGATCGTCGCCACCGCCAATGCCGGCCAGAAACTGCGCGAGGCGAAGGAGCAGAAGGTCGACTTCGTCGAAGTGAAGAAGGAAAAGCCGAAGGAAGCGCCCAAGGAGCAGCCGAAGATGGAACAGGCTGTGCCGGTCGTGAAGGGCTTCCAGGTGCTGACGGCGCCTATCAACATCCCCGACGTCATCCCGGAGATCGACCTGTCGCGTTCGGTGACGAACGAGGCGGACTTCTCGGGCAAGGGCGTGCAGGGCGGCGTCGCCAACGGTGTGAAGGGCGGTATTGTCCCGGTCGAGCAGGGGCAGACCTACTTCGAGTTCCAGGTGGAGAAGCCGGTGGTGCAGGCGCCCGGATCCGCGGCGCCCCGCTATCCCGAGATTCTCAAGTCGGCCGGCGTGGAGGGCGAGGTGCTCGCCCAGTTCACGGTCGACACCACGGGACGTGCCGAAACCGGCTCGTTCAAGGTCCTCAAGACCTCGCACGAACTCTTCGCCCTCGCCGTGAAGAACGCCCTCCCGGGCATGCGTTTCCTCCCGGCCGAGGTCGGCGGCAAGAAGGTCAAGCAGCTCGTGCAGCAGCCATTCGTCTTCGCCATCCAGAAGTAG
- a CDS encoding MotA/TolQ/ExbB proton channel family protein yields MSLIELWHSMGMFAKGIVYTLLIMSVWSLSIMVQKWWYLRTAQAQTRKFAPEFSQFLEEDNLNEAINLAENYKKSHVAKVLGGALAEIKPLIQDGSVTVSDINSAERAVEREMLMQIVLMKRSLAMLATTGATAPFVGLLGTTMGVVNAFQGMAAGGGGGISSIAAGISEALITTAFGLLVAIPAVWAFNYFQTKIDNITAEMTYSSKEMIDYLIKGVSGEFGRSRFTREFNTAAQNAGKSPV; encoded by the coding sequence ATGTCATTGATCGAACTTTGGCACTCCATGGGCATGTTCGCCAAGGGCATCGTCTACACCCTGCTTATCATGTCGGTGTGGTCGCTGTCCATCATGGTGCAGAAGTGGTGGTACCTGCGCACGGCGCAGGCGCAGACGCGCAAGTTCGCGCCTGAGTTCTCGCAGTTCCTCGAAGAGGACAACCTCAACGAGGCCATCAACCTGGCCGAGAACTACAAGAAGTCGCACGTCGCCAAGGTGCTCGGCGGCGCGCTCGCCGAGATCAAGCCGCTGATCCAGGACGGCTCGGTGACGGTGTCGGACATCAACTCGGCCGAGCGTGCGGTCGAGCGTGAGATGCTCATGCAGATCGTGCTGATGAAGCGCAGCCTGGCGATGCTCGCGACGACGGGCGCCACGGCGCCGTTCGTGGGCCTGCTCGGCACGACGATGGGCGTGGTGAACGCGTTCCAGGGCATGGCCGCGGGTGGCGGTGGCGGCATCAGCTCGATCGCGGCCGGCATTTCCGAGGCCCTGATCACGACGGCGTTCGGCCTGCTCGTGGCCATCCCGGCGGTGTGGGCGTTCAACTACTTCCAGACGAAGATCGACAACATCACGGCTGAGATGACGTATTCGTCGAAGGAAATGATCGACTACCTCATCAAGGGCGTGTCGGGCGAGTTTGGCCGTTCGCGTTTCACCCGTGAGTTCAACACGGCCGCGCAGAACGCCGGCAAGTCCCCGGTCTGA